A single window of Aspergillus oryzae RIB40 DNA, chromosome 8 DNA harbors:
- a CDS encoding NADPH oxidase family protein (predicted protein), producing MRVRPGQYINLWLPSVSLRSWMQTHPFTVTSWSRDHQDTMELLVQPRHGLTADLLRYAPTVAEGSVSFLAFFTGPHGISEHVDRYESVLVIASGFGIATVRRLHLVWQVELISEIIAAQDLLNNLLKDDIMDDGYILNISIYVSSGLERNKVPFGQHKRVFLYQGVPDYRNVISLEASGEQIERLPNIRDEQGRTLVMGW from the exons ATGAGGGTGCGACCTGGACAATACATCAATCTTTGGCTGCCGTCAGTCAGTCTGCGGTCATGGATGCAGACACACCCGTTCACTGTCACATCATGGTCTAGAGATCACCAGGATACCATGGAACTTCTCGTGCAGCCACGCCATGGTTTAACCgcggatcttcttcgctaCGCTCCTACAGTTGCTGAAGGCTCGGTCTCCTTCTTAGCATTCTTTACTGGTCCTCATGGAATTAGTGAGCATGTGGACCGATATGAAAGCGTCTTGGTGATTGCTAGTGGATTTGGAATTGCCACA GTTCGCCGACTGCATTTAGTCTGGCAGGTAGAGCTGATCAGTGAGATTATCGCAGCTCAGGATCTGCTTAATAATCTGTTAAAGGACGACATCATGGATGACGGCTAT ATACTCAACATCTCAATTTACGTTTCAAGCGGCCTCGAGCGGAACAAAGTACCCTTCGGTCAGCACAAACGAGTATTTCTTTACCAAGGAGTACCAGATTATCGAAATGTAATCTCGCTCGAGGCGTCCGGAGAGCAGATTGAGAGATTACCCAACATCCGGGATGAGCAAGGTCGAACGCTGGTGATGG GCTGGTAA